Proteins encoded together in one Catalinimonas alkaloidigena window:
- the bcp gene encoding thioredoxin-dependent thiol peroxidase: protein MAQPTLAPGDPAPAFEGRDQNGHLIRLADYQGKKVVLYFYPKDDTPGCTAQACNLRDNRERLSAQGYEVIGVSVDDEKSHQKFIEKYDLNFPLVADTDHTIVEAYGVWQEKSMYGRKYMGIVRTTFLIDEQGTISEVISKVKTGDHTEQILAG, encoded by the coding sequence ATGGCACAACCCACATTAGCCCCCGGCGATCCGGCTCCGGCGTTTGAAGGACGCGACCAGAATGGCCACCTCATCCGACTGGCCGATTACCAGGGGAAAAAAGTAGTTCTCTATTTCTATCCCAAAGACGACACCCCGGGCTGCACGGCCCAGGCCTGTAACCTGCGCGACAACCGGGAACGGCTCTCCGCACAAGGCTACGAAGTGATCGGCGTCAGCGTCGACGACGAAAAGTCGCACCAGAAGTTCATCGAGAAATACGACCTGAATTTTCCGCTGGTCGCCGACACCGACCACACGATTGTGGAAGCCTACGGCGTATGGCAGGAGAAGTCCATGTACGGACGCAAGTACATGGGCATCGTACGGACCACCTTCCTGATCGACGAACAGGGGACCATTTCCGAGGTCATCAGCAAGGTCAAAACCGGCGACCATACCGAACAAATTCTGGCGGGGTAG
- a CDS encoding fumarylacetoacetate hydrolase family protein, whose translation MKIICIGRNYVEHIKELNNERPDEPVIFTKPDTALLKNGEPFYYPEVSKDIHHEVEILLRIGREGKNIEEQFALKYVDAIGLGIDFTARDLQKKAKEKGLPWALAKGFNGSAPISEFRPIEEFSDLTDLHFHLEVNGDVKQRGHTQLMIFSFEYIIAYISRYFTLKAGDIIFTGTPSGVGAVHVGDRLDAYLEEDKMLSFEIK comes from the coding sequence ATGAAAATTATCTGCATCGGTCGTAACTACGTTGAACACATCAAGGAGCTCAACAACGAGCGTCCCGACGAACCTGTCATCTTCACCAAACCCGATACGGCCCTTCTGAAAAACGGCGAGCCGTTCTACTATCCGGAGGTCTCCAAAGACATTCACCACGAAGTCGAGATTCTGCTGCGCATCGGGCGCGAGGGAAAAAACATCGAAGAACAGTTCGCACTCAAGTACGTCGATGCCATCGGGCTGGGAATTGATTTTACGGCCCGCGATCTCCAGAAAAAAGCCAAAGAAAAAGGGTTGCCCTGGGCGCTGGCCAAAGGCTTCAACGGCTCGGCTCCGATTTCCGAGTTTCGGCCGATCGAAGAATTTTCCGACCTCACCGACCTACACTTTCACCTGGAAGTGAACGGAGACGTCAAACAGCGTGGCCACACCCAGTTGATGATTTTCAGCTTCGAATACATTATCGCCTACATCTCGCGTTACTTTACGTTGAAAGCGGGCGACATCATTTTTACGGGCACCCCTTCGGGCGTAGGGGCGGTACACGTAGGCGACCGCCTGGATGCCTACCTGGAAGAAGACAAGATGTTGAGTTTTGAGATAAAATAA
- a CDS encoding carboxy terminal-processing peptidase, whose amino-acid sequence MKKKALSAVLFFVLLLTSYTPFGEEKDQRSGLLLQLIVEGLSKYHYHPRDVNDEFSAEVFTQFINKLDYNKRFLLKKDVTELSKYRLLIDDEINKPSFDFYHRSVDLITQRMGEASAYYETILAKPFSFDKNETVELDVDKVDFVNTPAELRERWRQSLKYQVLTRLARSLERQEQAKADGDTSVQILSYKELEAKAREEVRKSQADLFSRLNKIEEADWQAAYLNSIMETYDPHTGYFPPEDKANFDIAISGQLEGIGASLSEKDGYIRVQRVVPGSAAWKQGELKEGDIILKVAQADEEPVDVVDMRVDHAVKMIRGKKGTEVRLTVKKLDGTTSIIPIIRDIVVLEETYASSAVLESNGRKAGYIKLPKFYADFNRRGGRSSAEDVKKELIKLREQQVDGVILDLRNNGGGSLQDVVDMAGLFIKDGPIVQVKGRESAPYVMTDRDTSVVYGGPLVIMVNGFSASASEILAAAMQDYRRALIVGSSSTFGKGTVQRFFELDNVVPSMYNSYKPLGSIKLTTQKFYRINGDATQLKGVTPDIILPDNYTYLEIGEREQDFAMAWDEIPQANYHTADAYGNHFDAIVGRSRSRTTADATFEKIDANARRVKRVSDITEYPLNLQKYQKFQEELEEEAKEFEALSQKNDLKVEALDEILRTMPTDSLTTERNNRWSQALQKDIYLGESFRILNDINL is encoded by the coding sequence ATGAAGAAAAAAGCGTTATCAGCCGTTCTGTTTTTTGTCCTGCTGCTCACCTCGTACACCCCGTTCGGGGAAGAAAAAGACCAACGGAGTGGATTGCTTCTTCAACTCATCGTCGAAGGACTTTCCAAATACCACTACCACCCGCGGGACGTTAACGACGAATTTTCTGCGGAGGTGTTTACGCAGTTTATCAACAAGCTCGACTACAACAAGCGATTTCTGCTGAAGAAAGACGTGACGGAATTGAGCAAATACCGCCTTCTGATCGACGACGAAATCAACAAGCCCAGCTTTGACTTTTACCACCGCTCGGTCGACCTGATTACCCAGCGGATGGGCGAAGCGTCAGCCTATTACGAGACGATTCTGGCCAAGCCTTTCAGTTTCGACAAGAACGAAACGGTGGAGCTGGACGTCGACAAAGTGGATTTCGTCAACACCCCGGCCGAATTGCGCGAGCGGTGGCGTCAATCCCTTAAGTATCAGGTGCTGACCCGCTTGGCGCGTTCGCTCGAGCGGCAGGAACAGGCCAAAGCCGACGGCGATACGTCCGTGCAAATCCTGTCTTACAAGGAACTGGAAGCCAAGGCACGCGAAGAGGTGCGCAAGAGCCAGGCCGATCTGTTCAGCCGCCTCAACAAAATTGAAGAAGCCGACTGGCAAGCCGCTTACCTGAACTCCATCATGGAGACGTACGACCCGCACACCGGCTATTTCCCTCCGGAAGACAAAGCCAACTTCGACATTGCCATCTCGGGTCAGTTGGAAGGCATCGGGGCCTCGTTGAGCGAAAAAGACGGCTACATTCGTGTGCAACGTGTGGTGCCGGGCAGTGCCGCGTGGAAACAGGGGGAACTGAAAGAGGGCGACATCATTCTGAAAGTAGCGCAGGCCGACGAAGAGCCGGTCGACGTGGTGGACATGCGGGTGGACCATGCTGTGAAGATGATCCGTGGCAAAAAGGGCACGGAAGTGCGCCTGACGGTGAAGAAGTTGGACGGCACTACGAGCATCATCCCGATTATCCGCGACATTGTGGTGCTGGAAGAAACGTACGCTTCGTCGGCTGTACTGGAAAGCAACGGCCGGAAAGCCGGTTACATCAAACTGCCGAAGTTCTACGCCGACTTCAACCGCCGGGGTGGCCGCAGCAGCGCCGAAGACGTGAAGAAAGAGTTGATCAAACTGCGTGAGCAGCAGGTGGACGGTGTTATTCTGGACCTTCGCAACAACGGTGGCGGTTCGTTGCAGGACGTGGTTGACATGGCCGGTTTGTTCATCAAAGACGGCCCCATTGTGCAGGTGAAAGGTCGCGAAAGCGCACCTTATGTAATGACCGACCGTGATACGTCGGTCGTGTACGGCGGTCCGCTGGTGATCATGGTCAACGGATTCAGCGCCTCGGCTTCCGAGATTCTGGCCGCGGCCATGCAAGACTACCGCCGGGCGCTGATCGTGGGCAGCAGCTCTACATTCGGCAAAGGAACCGTGCAGCGCTTCTTCGAGCTCGACAACGTGGTGCCTTCCATGTACAACAGCTACAAACCGTTGGGCTCGATCAAACTGACCACACAGAAATTCTACCGCATCAACGGAGACGCTACGCAACTGAAGGGCGTAACGCCGGACATCATCCTGCCGGACAACTACACCTACCTGGAGATCGGCGAGCGTGAGCAGGACTTTGCCATGGCCTGGGACGAAATCCCGCAGGCGAATTACCACACGGCCGATGCCTACGGCAACCATTTTGACGCAATTGTGGGCCGCAGCCGTTCGCGCACCACGGCCGACGCCACGTTCGAAAAGATTGACGCCAACGCCCGTCGGGTGAAGCGCGTAAGCGACATCACCGAGTATCCGCTGAACCTGCAGAAGTACCAGAAGTTCCAGGAAGAACTGGAAGAAGAGGCCAAAGAGTTTGAGGCCCTGAGCCAGAAGAACGATTTGAAAGTAGAAGCCCTGGACGAGATTCTGCGGACGATGCCTACCGACAGCCTGACCACCGAACGGAACAACCGCTGGTCGCAGGCCTTGCAAAAGGACATCTACCTGGGCGAATCGTTCCGCATCCTGAACGACATTAATTTGTAA
- a CDS encoding Gfo/Idh/MocA family protein, translated as MKLAMLGSGFIADFYTGALHGQRNRDRVHVVQSRSEDNLKSFCQRWNVPKWTTSMQEAIEDPEVEAVVIALPNHLHLEATLLAAKAGKPVLCTKPLGRNADEARQMLEAVEEAGIFHGYLEDLVYTPKTLKAVEAVQKGALGRILWARSRETHPGPHSDWFWTKSISGGGAILDLACHCIEIGRHYIGKDIKPVEVMCWADTLVKPIDAEDHAIGLVRYETGAVAQFEVSWAFRGGMDLRDEVCGTEGTIWNNHFLRTGFEMFTSGGKDGYVAEKAESNAGWLFPVGDEVNDLGYNHMFTDILTALENGTAPLETFYDGYVVNAIMDAALKSAQTKTWEPVDLAVWRGQELGGVQQHFTDYDADHYLVKEEVMPGGQTKIILKEKATGRMVQRVVNPQD; from the coding sequence ATGAAACTTGCCATGCTCGGCTCCGGCTTCATCGCCGATTTTTACACAGGGGCACTCCACGGCCAACGCAACCGCGACCGCGTGCACGTGGTGCAGTCCCGTTCTGAAGACAACCTGAAATCGTTTTGCCAGCGCTGGAACGTTCCCAAGTGGACCACCAGCATGCAGGAAGCCATCGAAGATCCCGAAGTGGAGGCCGTCGTCATTGCTCTGCCGAACCACCTGCATCTGGAAGCTACACTTCTGGCCGCCAAAGCGGGCAAACCCGTGCTTTGCACCAAGCCGCTGGGCCGCAACGCCGACGAAGCACGGCAAATGCTGGAGGCCGTCGAAGAGGCGGGCATTTTCCACGGTTACCTGGAAGACCTGGTGTATACGCCCAAAACCCTGAAAGCGGTCGAAGCCGTGCAAAAAGGTGCGCTGGGCCGCATTCTCTGGGCGCGCTCGCGGGAAACGCACCCCGGTCCCCACAGCGACTGGTTCTGGACCAAATCCATTTCGGGTGGCGGGGCCATTCTCGACCTGGCCTGCCATTGCATCGAGATCGGACGGCACTACATCGGCAAGGACATCAAACCGGTCGAAGTGATGTGCTGGGCCGATACGCTCGTCAAACCCATCGATGCCGAAGACCACGCCATCGGGCTGGTGCGGTACGAAACCGGCGCCGTCGCCCAATTTGAAGTGAGCTGGGCCTTCCGCGGGGGCATGGACCTGCGCGACGAAGTGTGCGGCACCGAGGGCACCATCTGGAACAACCACTTTCTGCGGACCGGGTTCGAAATGTTCACCTCCGGGGGCAAAGACGGCTACGTAGCCGAAAAGGCAGAAAGCAACGCGGGATGGCTCTTTCCGGTGGGCGATGAAGTGAACGACCTGGGCTACAACCACATGTTCACCGACATTCTGACGGCACTGGAAAACGGCACCGCCCCGCTGGAAACTTTTTACGATGGGTACGTGGTCAACGCCATTATGGACGCCGCGCTCAAATCGGCACAAACCAAGACGTGGGAACCCGTCGACCTGGCCGTGTGGCGCGGGCAGGAACTGGGCGGGGTGCAGCAGCACTTCACCGACTACGATGCCGACCATTACCTGGTGAAAGAAGAGGTGATGCCGGGCGGGCAGACCAAAATCATCTTGAAAGAAAAAGCTACGGGACGCATGGTGCAGCGCGTGGTAAATCCGCAGGACTAA
- a CDS encoding nucleoside permease, giving the protein MPLSIRLQLSVMMFLQYFIWGSWYVTMGAYLDVTQGFSAIEVGTAYGALSIAAMISPFFVGMVADRFFATERVMGVLHLVGGVLLYLAAQLDSFATFYPCLLAYTLCYTPTMALSNSLSFQQMADPGKQFPTVRVLGTFGWIASNLLVSQLGIDTQASIFHVGAAVSVALGIYSFFLPHTPPKAKGTQASFREILGLDALKLMKNVSFAVLVISSMLICIPLSFYYAQTSQFLVATGISNAAATLSLGQAMEALFLLLMPLFFVQLGVKKMMLFGMISWVIRYLLFAFGGPDEAIWMLYAGILLHGICYDFFFVTGQIYVDKRAPAHLRSSAQGMITFATYGLGMLIGTWFSGVVVEAFTADELRDWTAIWLVPAGASAVVFLVFLLLFKEKESKAVAAQVA; this is encoded by the coding sequence ATGCCGCTCTCCATCCGCCTGCAACTCTCCGTCATGATGTTTCTCCAGTATTTTATCTGGGGCTCGTGGTACGTTACAATGGGCGCTTATCTGGATGTAACGCAGGGGTTTAGCGCCATCGAAGTCGGCACCGCGTACGGTGCCCTCTCCATCGCCGCCATGATCTCCCCCTTTTTCGTCGGGATGGTGGCCGACCGTTTCTTTGCAACGGAGCGCGTGATGGGCGTGCTGCATCTGGTGGGAGGCGTGCTTCTGTACCTGGCCGCACAACTCGATAGTTTTGCGACGTTCTACCCCTGTCTGCTGGCGTATACCCTTTGCTACACGCCTACCATGGCCCTGAGCAATTCTTTATCGTTTCAGCAAATGGCCGATCCGGGCAAGCAGTTTCCGACGGTGCGGGTGTTGGGCACGTTCGGCTGGATCGCCTCCAACCTACTGGTCAGTCAGCTCGGAATTGATACGCAGGCCTCCATTTTCCACGTAGGGGCCGCCGTTTCGGTAGCGCTGGGAATTTACAGTTTCTTCCTGCCGCACACCCCACCGAAAGCCAAGGGCACGCAGGCTTCGTTCCGGGAGATTTTGGGGCTGGACGCACTTAAATTGATGAAAAACGTCTCGTTCGCGGTGCTGGTCATCTCGTCGATGCTGATTTGCATTCCCCTCTCCTTTTATTATGCCCAGACCAGCCAGTTCCTGGTGGCTACGGGGATTAGCAACGCCGCCGCCACGTTGTCGCTGGGACAGGCCATGGAAGCGCTGTTTCTGCTGCTGATGCCGCTGTTTTTTGTGCAACTGGGCGTGAAAAAGATGATGCTGTTCGGCATGATTTCCTGGGTCATCCGCTACCTTCTGTTTGCCTTCGGCGGACCCGACGAAGCCATCTGGATGCTCTACGCGGGTATTTTGCTGCACGGCATTTGTTACGACTTTTTCTTTGTCACCGGCCAGATTTACGTCGACAAACGCGCGCCCGCGCACCTGCGCAGTTCGGCCCAGGGCATGATCACGTTTGCGACTTACGGGCTGGGCATGCTGATCGGCACCTGGTTCTCGGGCGTGGTGGTCGAAGCCTTCACGGCCGACGAACTGCGCGACTGGACGGCGATCTGGCTGGTACCGGCGGGCGCATCGGCGGTGGTTTTCCTGGTGTTCCTGCTCCTGTTCAAGGAGAAAGAGAGCAAAGCGGTGGCGGCACAGGTCGCCTGA
- a CDS encoding pyruvate carboxylase: MKIRKLLVANRGEIAIRVLRAASELRIRTVALYTYEDRYSLHRYKADEAYQIGADDDPLRPYLDIEEIILQAKIHKVDAIHPGYGFLSENVTFARRCREEGIIFVGPDPEVMEQLGDKVRAKAVAQAVQVPIIESNQVPLVDVPTAHSEARRIGYPVILKAAAGGGGRGMRVLHTEDQLERAFTEARREAKNAFGDDTIFLEKYIVNPKHIEVQILGDRHGNIYHLYERDCSVQRRFQKVVEVAPAPGLQPETKQKLYDYALAIARHVNYNNAGTVEFLVDENEDIYFIEVNPRVQVEHTVTEEVTGIDIVRSQIIIAAGRPMSSSGLYFKSQEDITCDGFAIQCRITTEDPENKFKPDYGTILFYRNAGGFGIRIDEGSSYTGVRISPFFDSMLAKVTASGRTLKGACQRLHRTLTEFRIRGVKTNIPFLENVIMHPEFQEGKARVSFIDTHPELFDFSRKQDRGTRILRFLADTTVNGNPIVKNVDPSRKFRTPRIPAFDRFAEYPAGTKQRLQELGREGFTQWLRQEKEVKFTDTTFRDAHQSLLATRMRTRDLLAVAESFAKNHPQVFSAEVWGGATFDVAMRFLREDPWQRLQLFREAMPNLLLQMLLRGSNAVGYTAYPDNLVEKFIEKSAEQGIDIFRIFDSLNWLENMKVSIRTVRERTESLAEVCLCYTGDISDPSRTKYTLQYYLDLARQVEDEGAHLIAIKDMAGLLKPYAATQLITELKKAVDVPIHLHTHDSSSAQLATYMKAIEAGVDVVDIAIGSMSGLTSQPNFNTLVETLKTSPRAPQFDIDSLNDFSDYWEVIREYYYPFESGLKAGAADVYQHEIPGGQYSNLRSQATALGLANKMPEIRRMYAAVNQMFGDIVKVTPSSKVVGDMALYMVSNNLTPEDVYERGEQLSFPDSVQSFFRGELGQPVGGFPEKLQQIVLKGEPAFTDRPNAHLQPIEFEQEFEEFRKQFDSSLTLLDFLSWKLYPTVFEEYFAHHKKFGDISNVPTLLFLYGMNLNEEAIIEIDSGKSIIVQLQYISEPDERGMRTVNFILNGQSRSIDTKDRSVKVDKAEHVKVKKENEIGTPLQGMLSRILVKPGTEVQKNTPLFIVEAMKMETTITAPREGTVGHIELSEGTLVDTDDLVLTLD; this comes from the coding sequence ATGAAGATTCGTAAGCTCCTGGTGGCCAACCGGGGCGAAATCGCCATCCGTGTCCTGCGCGCCGCCTCTGAATTGCGCATCCGCACGGTAGCACTTTATACGTACGAAGACCGTTACTCCCTCCACCGCTATAAAGCCGACGAAGCGTACCAGATCGGCGCCGACGACGATCCCCTACGGCCCTATCTGGACATCGAAGAAATCATTTTACAGGCGAAAATTCACAAGGTCGACGCCATTCACCCGGGCTACGGCTTTCTGTCCGAGAACGTCACGTTTGCCCGGCGTTGCCGCGAAGAGGGCATCATCTTCGTAGGGCCCGACCCGGAAGTGATGGAGCAGCTGGGCGACAAGGTCCGCGCCAAAGCCGTGGCGCAAGCGGTGCAGGTGCCCATCATCGAAAGCAATCAGGTGCCGCTGGTGGACGTGCCCACCGCCCACAGCGAAGCCCGGCGCATTGGATATCCCGTCATCCTGAAAGCGGCGGCGGGCGGCGGCGGCCGGGGCATGCGGGTGCTCCATACGGAAGACCAGCTCGAACGCGCCTTTACGGAAGCGCGGCGCGAAGCCAAAAATGCGTTCGGTGATGACACCATCTTCCTGGAGAAATACATCGTCAACCCGAAGCACATCGAGGTGCAGATTTTGGGCGACCGCCACGGCAATATCTATCACCTCTACGAACGCGACTGTTCCGTGCAACGACGTTTCCAAAAGGTGGTCGAGGTGGCCCCCGCTCCCGGCCTGCAACCCGAAACCAAGCAGAAGCTCTACGACTACGCCCTGGCCATTGCCCGGCATGTGAACTACAACAACGCCGGTACGGTCGAATTTCTGGTCGACGAAAACGAGGACATCTACTTCATTGAGGTCAACCCACGGGTGCAGGTGGAACATACGGTGACCGAAGAAGTCACCGGCATCGACATTGTCCGCAGCCAGATCATCATTGCCGCCGGGCGGCCCATGAGCTCGTCGGGCCTGTATTTCAAAAGTCAGGAAGACATCACGTGCGACGGCTTCGCCATCCAGTGCCGCATCACGACCGAAGACCCCGAAAACAAATTCAAGCCCGACTACGGCACCATTCTCTTCTACCGCAACGCGGGTGGGTTCGGCATTCGGATCGACGAGGGCAGTTCGTACACCGGTGTGCGCATTTCGCCCTTCTTCGACTCGATGCTGGCGAAAGTGACGGCTTCGGGCCGGACGCTGAAAGGCGCCTGCCAGCGCCTGCACCGGACGCTGACCGAGTTCCGCATCCGGGGGGTAAAAACCAACATCCCGTTCCTGGAGAATGTGATCATGCACCCGGAATTTCAGGAAGGCAAAGCGCGCGTCAGCTTCATCGACACGCACCCCGAACTGTTCGATTTTTCGCGCAAGCAGGACCGTGGCACGCGCATCCTCCGCTTCCTGGCGGATACCACGGTGAACGGCAACCCGATCGTCAAGAACGTGGACCCGAGCCGCAAGTTCCGTACTCCGCGCATTCCGGCGTTCGACCGCTTCGCCGAGTACCCGGCCGGCACCAAGCAACGCCTCCAGGAACTGGGACGCGAAGGCTTTACGCAGTGGCTGCGCCAGGAAAAAGAAGTCAAGTTTACGGACACTACGTTCCGCGATGCCCACCAGTCGCTGTTGGCGACCCGCATGCGGACGCGCGATCTGCTGGCCGTGGCCGAAAGTTTCGCCAAAAATCATCCGCAGGTGTTTTCGGCCGAAGTGTGGGGCGGAGCTACGTTCGACGTAGCCATGCGTTTTCTGCGCGAAGATCCGTGGCAGCGCCTCCAACTGTTCCGCGAAGCCATGCCCAACCTCTTGTTGCAGATGCTCCTGCGGGGCTCCAATGCCGTGGGCTATACTGCCTATCCGGACAACCTCGTGGAGAAGTTTATCGAGAAAAGCGCGGAACAGGGCATCGACATTTTCCGGATTTTCGATTCGCTCAACTGGCTGGAGAACATGAAAGTCAGCATCCGGACCGTGCGAGAGCGAACCGAGTCGCTGGCCGAAGTGTGCCTGTGCTACACCGGCGACATTTCTGATCCTTCGCGCACCAAGTACACGTTGCAGTACTACCTCGACCTGGCCCGCCAGGTGGAAGACGAAGGCGCGCATCTGATCGCCATCAAAGACATGGCGGGGCTCCTCAAGCCTTATGCCGCCACGCAACTGATCACCGAACTGAAAAAGGCGGTCGACGTGCCGATTCATCTGCACACCCACGACTCGTCGTCGGCGCAACTGGCTACGTACATGAAAGCCATCGAAGCCGGGGTCGACGTGGTCGACATAGCCATCGGCAGCATGTCGGGGCTTACGTCGCAACCCAACTTCAACACGCTGGTCGAGACGCTCAAAACCTCACCCCGCGCCCCTCAGTTCGACATCGATTCACTCAACGACTTTTCGGACTATTGGGAGGTGATCCGTGAGTACTACTACCCGTTTGAGTCGGGCCTGAAGGCCGGCGCGGCCGACGTGTACCAGCACGAGATTCCCGGCGGGCAGTATTCCAACCTCCGCTCGCAGGCAACGGCGCTGGGTCTGGCGAACAAAATGCCGGAAATCCGGCGGATGTACGCGGCCGTCAACCAGATGTTCGGCGACATTGTGAAGGTAACGCCTTCGTCCAAAGTGGTAGGCGATATGGCGCTGTACATGGTGTCGAACAACCTCACGCCCGAAGACGTCTACGAACGAGGCGAACAGCTTTCGTTTCCCGATTCGGTGCAGAGTTTCTTCCGAGGCGAATTGGGGCAGCCCGTCGGCGGTTTCCCCGAAAAGCTCCAGCAAATTGTGCTGAAGGGTGAGCCGGCCTTTACCGACCGGCCGAACGCGCACCTGCAACCCATCGAATTTGAACAGGAATTCGAGGAGTTCCGCAAGCAGTTCGATTCCTCCCTCACGCTTCTCGATTTCTTGTCGTGGAAGTTGTATCCGACCGTATTCGAAGAGTACTTCGCCCACCACAAGAAGTTCGGGGACATCAGCAACGTGCCGACACTCCTCTTCCTCTACGGCATGAACCTGAACGAAGAAGCCATCATCGAAATCGATTCGGGCAAGAGCATCATCGTGCAATTGCAGTACATCAGCGAGCCGGACGAACGGGGCATGCGCACTGTCAACTTCATTCTGAACGGACAGTCACGCTCCATCGATACCAAAGACCGGTCGGTGAAAGTCGATAAGGCAGAGCACGTCAAGGTGAAGAAAGAAAACGAAATCGGCACGCCGCTGCAAGGCATGCTGTCGCGGATTCTGGTGAAACCCGGCACCGAAGTGCAGAAAAATACGCCGCTGTTCATCGTGGAAGCCATGAAGATGGAAACGACCATTACGGCGCCGCGCGAAGGCACGGTGGGGCACATCGAGTTGTCGGAAGGGACGCTGGTCGATACCGACGACCTGGTCCTGACGCTCGATTAA
- a CDS encoding M23 family metallopeptidase, producing the protein MHTFGRSPLFRVFFVFAVLLSGWSLADTPEVPRGYFLYPIKPGQPSQLAGSMGEIRPNHFHGGLDIKTDQRTGLPVYASAEGYVYRVRVGTSGYGNAIYLRHPNGLRTVYAHLDSFYDELADYVRAQQYNEESFEINLFPGPKEFVVKRGQIIAASGNSGSSGGPHLHFEIRDSNEAVLNPLQYGFDEVRDQVPPVFRRIALRALSTQSRINGSFGDFEAVPLRRGHHYYLNDPVQVHGLMGLEVDIYDQQNGSANRNGVQCVEVKVDGKEVYTHHIDRFTFDQNHTINVHVNYEAWQGSGRPYQRCYVADGNDLGFYHTPQRDGKILIDDNRPHQVEVKLWDTYQNMSQFSMTLQGVSPEKIIDPVLETQGTPTFSYELHENLLKVTARHLPLDSRPAIVYAGNNASVLPPAYANGASTVFLYDMRQGLPDSLDLNGDNLELPYCAAVPAGVAYQHCQKGLDLSFGAGTLYDTLYLTTRVSADRLDICAQQQVPLAEAVEVVWHPEQLPSDLDKTVVYMQDSRGRKSFEGGTWKEGAIHFRTRRFGSFVLATDDNAPSVRLLRANHDEALFRIRDDLAGIASFRATVDGKWLLMNYDYKTGLLKSEKKDSRLPLRGELVLEVTDQVGNRTTFRQNL; encoded by the coding sequence ATGCACACGTTCGGGCGCAGCCCTCTGTTTCGCGTATTTTTCGTTTTTGCCGTTTTGCTTTCGGGTTGGTCGCTGGCCGACACGCCAGAAGTGCCGCGCGGCTATTTTCTGTACCCGATCAAACCCGGCCAGCCGAGCCAGTTGGCAGGCAGCATGGGCGAGATCCGGCCGAACCACTTCCACGGCGGGCTGGACATCAAAACCGATCAACGCACCGGCCTGCCCGTCTACGCCTCGGCCGAAGGGTACGTTTACCGGGTGCGGGTCGGCACCAGCGGCTACGGCAACGCCATTTACCTGCGCCACCCGAACGGCCTGCGCACCGTCTATGCCCACCTGGATAGCTTCTACGACGAGCTGGCCGACTACGTGCGTGCACAACAGTACAACGAGGAAAGTTTCGAGATTAACCTCTTTCCCGGACCAAAAGAGTTCGTGGTGAAACGGGGGCAGATCATCGCAGCTTCGGGCAATTCGGGAAGTTCGGGGGGGCCGCACCTCCACTTCGAAATACGCGATTCGAACGAAGCGGTATTGAATCCCTTGCAATACGGGTTCGACGAAGTGCGCGACCAAGTGCCGCCGGTGTTTCGCCGCATCGCCCTACGCGCGCTGTCGACCCAAAGCCGCATCAACGGCAGTTTTGGTGATTTTGAGGCGGTGCCGTTGCGACGGGGCCACCACTATTACCTCAACGATCCGGTTCAGGTACACGGCCTCATGGGGCTGGAAGTCGACATCTACGACCAACAGAACGGCTCGGCGAATCGCAACGGGGTGCAGTGCGTGGAGGTGAAAGTCGATGGCAAGGAAGTGTATACGCACCACATCGACCGGTTTACCTTCGACCAGAACCACACCATCAACGTTCATGTCAACTACGAAGCGTGGCAGGGCTCCGGCCGGCCGTACCAGCGGTGTTACGTGGCCGACGGCAACGACCTCGGGTTTTACCACACGCCGCAGCGCGACGGCAAAATCCTGATCGACGACAACCGCCCGCACCAGGTGGAAGTGAAGTTGTGGGACACGTACCAGAACATGTCGCAGTTTTCGATGACGCTCCAGGGCGTTTCGCCCGAAAAGATCATCGATCCGGTGCTGGAAACGCAGGGTACGCCGACGTTTTCGTACGAACTGCACGAGAATTTGCTGAAAGTCACGGCCCGTCACCTGCCGCTCGACAGCCGCCCGGCCATCGTCTACGCCGGAAACAACGCCTCGGTGCTGCCCCCGGCCTACGCAAACGGCGCTTCTACCGTGTTTCTCTACGACATGCGCCAAGGTCTGCCCGATTCGCTGGACCTGAACGGCGATAACCTGGAGCTGCCCTACTGCGCCGCCGTTCCGGCCGGTGTGGCGTACCAGCATTGCCAGAAGGGCCTGGACCTTTCGTTCGGAGCGGGCACATTGTATGACACCCTCTACCTGACCACGCGCGTCAGCGCCGACCGACTGGACATCTGTGCCCAGCAGCAGGTGCCCCTGGCCGAGGCCGTCGAAGTGGTATGGCATCCAGAACAACTGCCTTCCGACCTGGACAAGACCGTTGTCTACATGCAGGACTCGCGGGGGCGCAAAAGCTTTGAGGGCGGCACCTGGAAAGAAGGCGCCATCCATTTCCGCACGCGGCGGTTCGGGTCGTTCGTGCTGGCAACGGACGACAACGCTCCCAGCGTACGTCTGTTGCGCGCCAACCACGACGAAGCCCTGTTTCGCATCCGCGACGACCTGGCGGGGATTGCCAGTTTCCGCGCGACCGTCGACGGAAAATGGCTGTTGATGAATTACGATTACAAAACCGGGCTGTTAAAATCGGAAAAAAAGGATTCTCGCTTACCTTTGCGAGGGGAGCTTGTGCTGGAAGTCACCGATCAGGTAGGCAACCGCACCACCTTCCGGCAGAACCTTTAA